A part of Terriglobales bacterium genomic DNA contains:
- a CDS encoding FAD-dependent oxidoreductase, which yields MKLSLGKDNPHEVPEEHFICPGETKPEELNLLILGGGTAGTISAWTFAQRGQRVAVIERKYIGGSCPNIACLPSKTSFTTRRLLRTFAEAKSSASPKEMSGNDSHIQTKEK from the coding sequence GACAATCCGCATGAAGTGCCTGAAGAACACTTCATCTGCCCGGGTGAGACGAAGCCGGAGGAGTTGAATCTCCTAATTCTGGGCGGCGGCACGGCAGGAACAATCTCTGCCTGGACCTTTGCTCAGCGCGGGCAGCGCGTCGCAGTCATCGAACGCAAATACATCGGCGGGTCGTGCCCGAACATCGCCTGCTTGCCAAGCAAAACGTCATTCACAACGCGAAGGTTGCTTCGTACCTTCGCAGAAGCGAAGAGTTCGGCATCGCCAAAAGAGATGTCGGGTAATGATTCACACATTCAAACAAAGGAGAAATAG